One window of the Labilibaculum sp. genome contains the following:
- a CDS encoding GNAT family N-acetyltransferase produces the protein MQIISIRENPEYKDMAIEYFQRSWKTVLPIIYQDCISHSISSQNPLPQWYLMVKDDEIIGCAGLITNDFISRMDLYPWICALFIEKNHRGNAYGSQLMEKAKVDAKKAGFNYIYLCTDHIEYYEKYGFKYVGQGYHPWDEESRIYELKL, from the coding sequence ATGCAAATTATTTCGATAAGAGAAAATCCTGAATACAAAGACATGGCAATAGAATATTTTCAGAGAAGCTGGAAAACAGTGTTGCCAATAATATATCAAGACTGCATAAGTCATAGTATTAGTTCACAAAACCCTTTGCCACAATGGTATTTGATGGTAAAGGATGATGAAATAATTGGTTGTGCCGGACTTATTACGAATGATTTTATAAGTAGAATGGACTTATATCCATGGATTTGTGCATTATTCATTGAAAAAAATCACAGAGGAAACGCTTATGGTTCTCAGTTGATGGAAAAAGCTAAAGTTGATGCAAAAAAAGCTGGATTTAATTATATCTATTTGTGCACAGACCACATAGAGTACTATGAAAAATATGGCTTTAAATATGTTGGACAAGGGTATCACCCATGGGATGAAGAATCCAGAATATATGAGTTAAAGCTTTAA